The proteins below are encoded in one region of Hordeum vulgare subsp. vulgare chromosome 3H, MorexV3_pseudomolecules_assembly, whole genome shotgun sequence:
- the LOC123443491 gene encoding Holliday junction resolvase MOC1, chloroplastic-like, with amino-acid sequence MAAAAAAAAASGATAPATHHADHPMNALHSTALRRSALHWDAAAAFFSPPFRSRRCHLRVLLPPAAALPAKSRSRAKAKLLADAGAVDPWLASLSLLPADSGDAAAAPAPTGWAIGIDPDTRGAIAVLTPDGSSQVFDNPFVNIMVSELTRKRLDTRSIIQLLRGLDAPPGTTAYIEKSSPFPTDGKLGWWSTGFSYGLWIAALVASEFSVVPVASQTWKAYFGLTRSASPKDDSRRAATILFPDKALSLKLKKHHGRAEALLLAAYGKGLVLPSEKFIKTQRVLKQEINLTLTGMPD; translated from the exons ATGGCAGCTGCAGCTGCTGCCGCTGCTGCATCGGGTGCCACCGCGCCAGCCACGCATCACGCCGACCACCCCATGAACGCCCTCCACTCCACCGCCCTTCGCCGCTCCGCCCTCCACtgggacgccgccgccgccttcttctcccCGCCCTTCCGCTCTCGCCGCTGCCACCTACGCGTCTTGCTCCCTCCTGCTGCGGCGCTGCCCGCCAAGTCCCGCTCCAGGGCCAAGGCCAAGCTCCTGGCGGACGCGGGGGCTGTGGACCCTTGGCTCGCCTCCCTCTCCCTGCTCCCCGCCGACAGCggcgacgccgccgccgcccccgcccccacCGGCTGGGCGATTGGGATCGATCCAGACACTCGCGGCGCCATCGCCGTTCTCACACCCGACGGCTCCTCTCAG GTGTTCGATAACCCGTTCGTGAACATAATGGTGTCGGAGCTCACCCGGAAGCGCTTAGACACCAGGTCCATCATACAGCTTCTCCGAGGCCTTGATGCGCCTCCAG GAACTACGGCGTACATTGAGAAATCAAGTCCATTTCCAACCGATGGAAAGCTG GGATGGTGGAGTACAGGTTTTTCGTATGGCTTGTGGATTGCTGCTCTAGTGGCATCTGAATTTTCTGTTGTGCCGGTTGCATCACAGACATGGAAAGCGTACTTTGGGCTAACTCGAAGTGCATCACCTAAG GATGATAGCAGACGAGCTGCTACAATCTTGTTCCCGGATAAGGCTCTGTCCCTCAAGTTGAAGAAACATCACG GGCGAGCAGAGGCTCTTCTGTTAGCGGCCTATGGAAAAGGACTCGTGCTACCATCAGAGAAGTTCATCAAAACACAAAGAGTGCTCAAGCAAGAAATCAACTTGACATTGACAGGGATGCCTGATTGA
- the LOC123443490 gene encoding hydroxymethylglutaryl-CoA lyase, mitochondrial-like isoform X1: protein MLASRVCSRSASQSSTASPRALTSAAASAARSLLLRSGMQATPGLSERPCPGIGEAGVRKADAPPPCSSSGDSRLKLYAYDREEHACRRQTNQRHPVSNRAKSVGGNRHVLYASYLSQNQQNYRCFSASSDQERIEAANRIIHDLPRCVKIVEVGPRDGLQNEKNTVPTPVKIELIKRLATSGLSVVEATSFVSPKWVPQLADAKDVMEVVRNITGVNFPVLTPNLKGFEAAAAAGAKEVAIFASASEAFSKSNINCSIKQSLVRYNDVALAAKKQEIPVRGYVSCVVGCPVEGSVPPSNVAYVAKELYDMGCYEVSLGDTIGVGTPGTVIPMLEAVMSVVPVEKLAVHFHDTYGQSLSNILVSLQMGVSVVDSSVAGLGGCPYAKGASGNVATEDVVYMLNGLGIKTGVDLGKVMAAGEFICKHLGRQSGSKAATALSKVTASASKL, encoded by the exons ATGCTGGCGTCCAGGGTCTGTTCTAGGTCCGCGTCGCAGTCCTCGACCGCCTCCCCGCGTGCCTTGACTTCCGCAGCGGCCTCGGCGGCTAGGTCCCTTCTGCTGCGGTCCGGCATGCAGGCTACCCCTGGTCTCTCAGAGCGGCCTTGCCCCGGGATAGGCGAGGCCGGTGTTCGCAAGGCCGATGCGCCGCCGCCGTGTTCTTCTTCAGGCGATTCGCG GCTAAAATTATATGCTTATGATAGAGAAGAACATGCTTGCAGAAGGCAGACAAATCAAAGGCATCCGGTGTCTAATCGAGCCAAGTCTGTCGGAGGGAACCGCCATGTTCTTTATGCAAGTTATCTTTCACAGAACCAACAAAACTACAGATGTTTTTCGGCTTCTTCCGACCAAGAGAGGATAGAAGCTGCAAACAGG ATAATACATGATCTGCCAAGGTGTGTGAAAATTGTAGAAGTTGGGCCTCGAGATGGACTGCAGAACGAAAAAAATACAGTGCCAACACCTGTAAAGATTGAGCTCATAAAGAGATTGGCAACCTCTGGATTATCAGTTGTTGAGGCAACAAGTTTTGTCTCCCCAAAATGGGTGCCACAG CTAGCTGATGCGAAGGATGTTATGGAAGTGGTTCGGAATATTACAGGTGTAAATTTTCCTGTATTGACTCCAAACCTCAAG GGATTTGAAGCAGCAGCCGCAGCAGGTGCCAAAGAAGTTGCAATATTTGCGTCAGCTTCTGAAGCATTTTCAAAGTCAAACATAAACTGTTCAATTAAACAGAGCCTTGTTCGCTATAATGATGTTGCTCTTGCAGCAAAAAAGCAAGAAATTCCTGTACGAGG GTATGTTTCTTGTGTGGTTGGATGCCCAGTAGAAGGATCAGTACCACCTTCAAATGTAGCTTATGTTGCCAAAGAGCTTTATGACATGGGCTGCTATGAGGTTTCGCTTGGTGATACGATTGGAGTTGGTACCCCAG GCACAGTTATACCAATGCTTGAGGCAGTTATGTCCGTCGTTCCCGTGGAAAAGCTTGCTGTCCATTTCCACGACACCTACGGGCAGTCTCTTTCAAACATACTCGTCTCTCTCCAG ATGGGCGTCAGTGTCGTGGACTCCTCCGTCGCGGGCCTCGGTGGCTGCCCGTATGCGAAGGGCGCGTCGGGTAATGTTGCTACCGAGGACGTAGTGTACATGCTAAACGGGTTGGGGATCAAGACGGGTGTAGATCTGGGCAAGGTAATGGCAGCCGGCGAGTTCATCTGCAAGCACCTGGGGCGCCAGTCTGGGTCCAAGGCAGCTACCGCCTTGAGCAAGGTCACAGCGAGCGCCTCAAAGCTATGA
- the LOC123443490 gene encoding hydroxymethylglutaryl-CoA lyase, mitochondrial-like isoform X3 translates to MLASRVCSRSASQSSTASPRALTSAAASAARSLLLRSGMQATPGLSERPCPGIGEAGVRKADAPPPCSSSGDSRRQTNQRHPVSNRAKSVGGNRHVLYASYLSQNQQNYRCFSASSDQERIEAANRIIHDLPRCVKIVEVGPRDGLQNEKNTVPTPVKIELIKRLATSGLSVVEATSFVSPKWVPQLADAKDVMEVVRNITGVNFPVLTPNLKGFEAAAAAGAKEVAIFASASEAFSKSNINCSIKQSLVRYNDVALAAKKQEIPVRGYVSCVVGCPVEGSVPPSNVAYVAKELYDMGCYEVSLGDTIGVGTPGTVIPMLEAVMSVVPVEKLAVHFHDTYGQSLSNILVSLQMGVSVVDSSVAGLGGCPYAKGASGNVATEDVVYMLNGLGIKTGVDLGKVMAAGEFICKHLGRQSGSKAATALSKVTASASKL, encoded by the exons ATGCTGGCGTCCAGGGTCTGTTCTAGGTCCGCGTCGCAGTCCTCGACCGCCTCCCCGCGTGCCTTGACTTCCGCAGCGGCCTCGGCGGCTAGGTCCCTTCTGCTGCGGTCCGGCATGCAGGCTACCCCTGGTCTCTCAGAGCGGCCTTGCCCCGGGATAGGCGAGGCCGGTGTTCGCAAGGCCGATGCGCCGCCGCCGTGTTCTTCTTCAGGCGATTCGCG AAGGCAGACAAATCAAAGGCATCCGGTGTCTAATCGAGCCAAGTCTGTCGGAGGGAACCGCCATGTTCTTTATGCAAGTTATCTTTCACAGAACCAACAAAACTACAGATGTTTTTCGGCTTCTTCCGACCAAGAGAGGATAGAAGCTGCAAACAGG ATAATACATGATCTGCCAAGGTGTGTGAAAATTGTAGAAGTTGGGCCTCGAGATGGACTGCAGAACGAAAAAAATACAGTGCCAACACCTGTAAAGATTGAGCTCATAAAGAGATTGGCAACCTCTGGATTATCAGTTGTTGAGGCAACAAGTTTTGTCTCCCCAAAATGGGTGCCACAG CTAGCTGATGCGAAGGATGTTATGGAAGTGGTTCGGAATATTACAGGTGTAAATTTTCCTGTATTGACTCCAAACCTCAAG GGATTTGAAGCAGCAGCCGCAGCAGGTGCCAAAGAAGTTGCAATATTTGCGTCAGCTTCTGAAGCATTTTCAAAGTCAAACATAAACTGTTCAATTAAACAGAGCCTTGTTCGCTATAATGATGTTGCTCTTGCAGCAAAAAAGCAAGAAATTCCTGTACGAGG GTATGTTTCTTGTGTGGTTGGATGCCCAGTAGAAGGATCAGTACCACCTTCAAATGTAGCTTATGTTGCCAAAGAGCTTTATGACATGGGCTGCTATGAGGTTTCGCTTGGTGATACGATTGGAGTTGGTACCCCAG GCACAGTTATACCAATGCTTGAGGCAGTTATGTCCGTCGTTCCCGTGGAAAAGCTTGCTGTCCATTTCCACGACACCTACGGGCAGTCTCTTTCAAACATACTCGTCTCTCTCCAG ATGGGCGTCAGTGTCGTGGACTCCTCCGTCGCGGGCCTCGGTGGCTGCCCGTATGCGAAGGGCGCGTCGGGTAATGTTGCTACCGAGGACGTAGTGTACATGCTAAACGGGTTGGGGATCAAGACGGGTGTAGATCTGGGCAAGGTAATGGCAGCCGGCGAGTTCATCTGCAAGCACCTGGGGCGCCAGTCTGGGTCCAAGGCAGCTACCGCCTTGAGCAAGGTCACAGCGAGCGCCTCAAAGCTATGA
- the LOC123443490 gene encoding hydroxymethylglutaryl-CoA lyase, mitochondrial-like isoform X2 — MLASRVCSRSASQSSTASPRALTSAAASAARSLLLRSGMQATPGLSERPCPGIGEAGVRKADAPPPCSSSGDSREEHACRRQTNQRHPVSNRAKSVGGNRHVLYASYLSQNQQNYRCFSASSDQERIEAANRIIHDLPRCVKIVEVGPRDGLQNEKNTVPTPVKIELIKRLATSGLSVVEATSFVSPKWVPQLADAKDVMEVVRNITGVNFPVLTPNLKGFEAAAAAGAKEVAIFASASEAFSKSNINCSIKQSLVRYNDVALAAKKQEIPVRGYVSCVVGCPVEGSVPPSNVAYVAKELYDMGCYEVSLGDTIGVGTPGTVIPMLEAVMSVVPVEKLAVHFHDTYGQSLSNILVSLQMGVSVVDSSVAGLGGCPYAKGASGNVATEDVVYMLNGLGIKTGVDLGKVMAAGEFICKHLGRQSGSKAATALSKVTASASKL, encoded by the exons ATGCTGGCGTCCAGGGTCTGTTCTAGGTCCGCGTCGCAGTCCTCGACCGCCTCCCCGCGTGCCTTGACTTCCGCAGCGGCCTCGGCGGCTAGGTCCCTTCTGCTGCGGTCCGGCATGCAGGCTACCCCTGGTCTCTCAGAGCGGCCTTGCCCCGGGATAGGCGAGGCCGGTGTTCGCAAGGCCGATGCGCCGCCGCCGTGTTCTTCTTCAGGCGATTCGCG AGAAGAACATGCTTGCAGAAGGCAGACAAATCAAAGGCATCCGGTGTCTAATCGAGCCAAGTCTGTCGGAGGGAACCGCCATGTTCTTTATGCAAGTTATCTTTCACAGAACCAACAAAACTACAGATGTTTTTCGGCTTCTTCCGACCAAGAGAGGATAGAAGCTGCAAACAGG ATAATACATGATCTGCCAAGGTGTGTGAAAATTGTAGAAGTTGGGCCTCGAGATGGACTGCAGAACGAAAAAAATACAGTGCCAACACCTGTAAAGATTGAGCTCATAAAGAGATTGGCAACCTCTGGATTATCAGTTGTTGAGGCAACAAGTTTTGTCTCCCCAAAATGGGTGCCACAG CTAGCTGATGCGAAGGATGTTATGGAAGTGGTTCGGAATATTACAGGTGTAAATTTTCCTGTATTGACTCCAAACCTCAAG GGATTTGAAGCAGCAGCCGCAGCAGGTGCCAAAGAAGTTGCAATATTTGCGTCAGCTTCTGAAGCATTTTCAAAGTCAAACATAAACTGTTCAATTAAACAGAGCCTTGTTCGCTATAATGATGTTGCTCTTGCAGCAAAAAAGCAAGAAATTCCTGTACGAGG GTATGTTTCTTGTGTGGTTGGATGCCCAGTAGAAGGATCAGTACCACCTTCAAATGTAGCTTATGTTGCCAAAGAGCTTTATGACATGGGCTGCTATGAGGTTTCGCTTGGTGATACGATTGGAGTTGGTACCCCAG GCACAGTTATACCAATGCTTGAGGCAGTTATGTCCGTCGTTCCCGTGGAAAAGCTTGCTGTCCATTTCCACGACACCTACGGGCAGTCTCTTTCAAACATACTCGTCTCTCTCCAG ATGGGCGTCAGTGTCGTGGACTCCTCCGTCGCGGGCCTCGGTGGCTGCCCGTATGCGAAGGGCGCGTCGGGTAATGTTGCTACCGAGGACGTAGTGTACATGCTAAACGGGTTGGGGATCAAGACGGGTGTAGATCTGGGCAAGGTAATGGCAGCCGGCGAGTTCATCTGCAAGCACCTGGGGCGCCAGTCTGGGTCCAAGGCAGCTACCGCCTTGAGCAAGGTCACAGCGAGCGCCTCAAAGCTATGA